A region from the Linepithema humile isolate Giens D197 chromosome 1, Lhum_UNIL_v1.0, whole genome shotgun sequence genome encodes:
- the mus201 gene encoding DNA excision repair protein ERCC-5 isoform X1 — MGVYGLWKLLEASGKPVPLETLEGKVLAIDISIWIYQVLQGYQDRHGTPRPNAHLLGLFVRICKLLYYKIKPVFVFDGGVPMLKKNTIASRRKQKSIATSKAQKMKADLINNLIKHSVVKTVLSKDSKVDENSGAMRIMINLQTKRPDEDMFVLPDMPSTSDAQVHVSDDDNASDTSVELSPRKQSKWIGNIHSVDVASGEFKALPADVRYDILTDLKETRKQNSWGRLHEMPQESHEFSGFQLKRLLKRRYVQESLESAEKEMGGKTLTLEELEKLLIEQGIDTKGREAAFRIAADSTTRLIYISGTYKNALAKCVDNNELEKDECDTLREANEEEFEPVAGPSNLRPIVENMNEYKLNDDSDDDVDVYIYNDSIAENMNEYALDSDWESECDMNESLALLSEKYLGTSKTNPALTYMLEYSGLSQKQIVHLLKHNKDESHENASKNIKTPEKDASFEFAEDEKTANSKPKLGLSENCEQTSKFTQLQIYAQDTCTTNDDTTVELISSEQKLDVIEIEPSKDTEISEITVTSNTINLDNKTTFEKHSSSIAKFNDEAQIDSSDSDSDDFVEIQDVPIPDVEIPRNIVKKENIEIIFKSDEKPEEDMFADIFEEANKNGVTPMNRLEQLLRDTNGEHKTLLIAEDSDNLKNSLLDTMPEVPLTEEAEIKSLENTSLTKNAVNVEDKAHNSQSSDEPIEWNKTSLLAQGNSFNECMQEKPVTLPANEEDLIELKEKLENEQEELTRDIGKLERQATNISDQIKIEAQELLRLFGIPYLVAPMEAEAQCAYLEQIKLTDGTITDDSDIWLFGGECVYKNFFNNNKKVLQFRACDIQHHFKLSRNQLIQLALLVGSDYTAGVTGIGPVTALEILAAFPAEGDNVLHGLHNFCSWIKKGRIAAPGKTGLRNKLRNVKLERDFPSQAVVQAYLFPTIDESKETFTWGKPNMVLLCDYTRQKFGWTKGKFDDTMIPILRRIEENKNQKLLDIYFKAKASTRSIEPSLSKRVQKAVRKLNNDDIEEANVDGKPQAKRSKKSDANQKSSKEENAVAEPKVSTFKPPSKISTTPDKPVKPIIKKIYTKEYIPQREKDKACALERKLHAIEVFRKSKQGLVKTKKVKCTTRKVKKEAELSESDSD; from the exons ATGGGGGTGTATGGTTTATGGAAATTGCTCGAAGCGTCCGGGAAACCGGTGCCCTTAGAGACCCTCGAAGGCAAGGTTCTGGCAATTG ATATATCAATATGGATATATCAAGTATTGCAAGGATATCAGGATCGTCACGGCACTCCCAGACCTAATGCCCATTTGCTCGGATTGTTTGTCAGAATATGCAAACTTCTGTATTACAAGATCAAGCCTGTTTTTGTCTTCGACGGTGGTGTACCCATGCTCAAGAAGAATACAATT GCCTCACGCAGGAAGCAGAAATCTATTGCCACGAGTAAGGCGCAGAAGATGAAGGCGGATTTGATAAACAACTTGATAAAGCACAGCGTCGTGAAGACCGTTCTTAGCAAGGATTCCAAGGTGGACGAAAATAGCGGAGCGATGcgtataatgataaatttacaaactaAACGTCCCGACGAGGATATGTTTGTTCTGCCTGATATGCCTAGTACCAGCGATGCACAAGTTCACGTTAGTGACGACGATAATGCTTCTGACACCTCCGTCGAGCTGAGTCCACGGAAGCAGTCCAAATGGATCGGAAACATACACAGCGTTGATGTAGCCAGCGGCGAATTTAAAGCATTACCCGCAGATGTCCGTTATGATATACTCACCGATCTTAAGGAAACGAGAAAGCAAAATTCCTGGGGCCGTTTGCATGAAATGCCCCAA gAATCGCACGAGTTCTCAGGCTTTCAGCTGAAACGTTTGCTGAAACGTAGATATGTACAAGAATCCTTAGAATCCGCTGAGAAGGAAATGGGCGGAAAAACACTGACGTTGGAAGAATTGGAGAAATTATTGATCGAACAAGGCATCGATACGAAGGGCAGAGAGGCGGCTTTTCGGATAGCCGCGGATAGCACAACCAGATTGATTTACATCAGTGGTACGT ATAAGAATGCATTGGCAAAATGTGTCGACAATAACGAATTAGAAAAGGATGAGTGTGATACATTACGAGAAGCAAATGAGGAAGAATTCGAACCTGTTGCTGGTCCAAGTAATCTCAGGCCAATTGTAGAAAACATGAATGAGTACAAGTTGAATGATGATTCCGATGATGACGTcgatgtatatatttataacgattCCATCGCGGAAAACATGAATGAATATGCGTTGGACAGCGATTGGGAATCTGAATGTGATATGAACGAGTCATTGGCGCTGTTGTCTGAGAAATATTTGGGTACAAGCAAGACTAATCCGGCATTAACATATATGCTGGAATACAGCGGCTTGTCTCAGAAGCAAATCGTACATCTTCTAAAACACAATAAAGATGAAAGCCATGAAAACGCAAGCAAAAACATAAAAACGCCCGAAAAAGATGCTTCCTTCGAATTTGCGGAAGACGAGAAAACGGCGAATAGTAAACCAAAACTAGGACTTTCTGAAAATTGTGAACAAACTTCAAAATTCAcacaattgcaaatatatgcACAAGATACATGCACGACCAACGACGATACCACTGTGGAATTAATCTCATCTGAACAAAAATTGGATGTCATCGAAATTGAACCGTCGAAAGATACTGAGATATCAGAGATTACTGTAACATCGAACACCATAAATTTGGACAATAAAACAACGTTTGAGAAACATTCTTCTTCTATCGCTAAATTTAACGATGAAGCACAGATAGATAGCTCAGACTCGGATTCGGACGATTTCGTAGAGATACAAGATGTTCCAATACCTGATGTAGAGATCCCAAGAAATAtcgtgaaaaaagaaaacattgaGATAATTTTCAAGTCCGATGAGAAACCGGAAGAAGACATGTTCGCCGATATATTCGAGGAAGCGAATAAAAATGGAGTTACACCGATGAATCGTTTAGAACAATTACTGCGTGATACAAACGGCGAACATAAAACACTTTTAATTGCCGAAGACAGtgataacttgaaaaatagtttattagaTACCATGCCAGAGGTACCATTAACGGAAGAAGCGGAAATTAAGTCGCTAGAAAATACTTCATTAACCAAAAACGCAGTAAACGTTGAAGACAAAGCACATAATTCCCAGAGTTCCGACGAACCAATAGAATGGAATAAGACAAGTTTGCTCGCTCAAGGAAATTCTTTTAACGAATGTATGCAAGAGAAACCAGTAACATTGCCTGCAAATGAAGAAGATTTAATAGAATTGAAG GAAAAGTTAGAAAATGAGCAAGAAGAACTTACAAGAGACATTGGCAAGCTCGAGCGACAAGCTACTAACATTTCCGaccaaataaaaatcgagGCGCAG GAACTGCTGCGTTTATTCGGTATACCATATTTGGTAGCTCCAATGGAAGCGGAAGCGCAATGTGCGTATTTGGAGCAGATTAAACTAACCGACGGCACAATCACGGATGACTCCGATATCTGGCTGTTTGGAGGCGAATGCGTCtacaagaattttttcaataacaaCAAGAAAGTATTACAATTTCGCGCTTGTGATATTCAACATCACTTTA AACTCAGTCGTAATCAATTGATACAGTTGGCCCTTTTGGTCGGCAGTGATTACACCGCGGGAGTAACTGGCATCGGACCAGTCACCGCACTCGAGATATTAGCCGCGTTTCCCGCCGAAGGGGATAACGTGCTACACGGATTGCACAATTTTTGCTCGTGGATAAAAAAGGGAAGAATTGCAGCTCCTGGGAAAACGGGTCTACGCAATAAGTTGCGAAACGTGAAATTGGAAAGAG ATTTCCCGAGTCAAGCGGTCGTCCAAGCGTATCTTTTTCCCACGATCGATGAGTCGAAAGAAACTTTTACTTGGGGCAAACCGAACATGGTGCTTCTTTGCGATTACACTAGGCAGAAATTTGGGTGGACAAAAGGCAAATTTGACGACACAATGATACCGATATTGAGACGAATAGAGGAAAACAAGAACCAAAAATTGttggatatatattttaaagcgaAAGCATCTACGCGATCTATCGAGCCGAGCTTGAGTAAGAGAGTTCAAAAAGCAGTACGCAAgttaaataatgatgatatcGAGGAAGCAAATGTGGACGGAAAACCCCAAGCTAAGAGAAGTAAGAAGAGCGATGCCAATCAAAAGTCGAGCAAAGAAGAGAATGCAGTTGCAGAACCTAAAGTATCGACCTTTAAACCGCCGAGCAAAATAAGCACTACTCCCGATAAGCCTGTTAAAcccattattaaaaaaatatataccaaaGAATATATTCCGCAACGAGAAAAGGACAAAGCATGCGCGTTGGAAAGAAAACTGCACGCAATAGAAGTATTTCGAAAATCGAAACAAGGCTTAGTTAAGACAAAGAAGGTGAAGTGCACAACGCGAAAAGTCAAGAAAGAGGCAGAGTTATCGGAAAGTGATAGCGATTAG
- the mus201 gene encoding DNA excision repair protein ERCC-5 isoform X2, translating into MGVYGLWKLLEASGKPVPLETLEGKVLAIDISIWIYQVLQGYQDRHGTPRPNAHLLGLFVRICKLLYYKIKPVFVFDGGVPMLKKNTIASRRKQKSIATSKAQKMKADLINNLIKHSVVKTVLSKDSKVDENSGAMRIMINLQTKRPDEDMFVLPDMPSTSDAQVHVSDDDNASDTSVELSPRKQSKWIGNIHSVDVASGEFKALPADVRYDILTDLKETRKQNSWGRLHEMPQESHEFSGFQLKRLLKRRYVQESLESAEKEMGGKTLTLEELEKLLIEQGIDTKGREAAFRIAADSTTRLIYISDKNALAKCVDNNELEKDECDTLREANEEEFEPVAGPSNLRPIVENMNEYKLNDDSDDDVDVYIYNDSIAENMNEYALDSDWESECDMNESLALLSEKYLGTSKTNPALTYMLEYSGLSQKQIVHLLKHNKDESHENASKNIKTPEKDASFEFAEDEKTANSKPKLGLSENCEQTSKFTQLQIYAQDTCTTNDDTTVELISSEQKLDVIEIEPSKDTEISEITVTSNTINLDNKTTFEKHSSSIAKFNDEAQIDSSDSDSDDFVEIQDVPIPDVEIPRNIVKKENIEIIFKSDEKPEEDMFADIFEEANKNGVTPMNRLEQLLRDTNGEHKTLLIAEDSDNLKNSLLDTMPEVPLTEEAEIKSLENTSLTKNAVNVEDKAHNSQSSDEPIEWNKTSLLAQGNSFNECMQEKPVTLPANEEDLIELKEKLENEQEELTRDIGKLERQATNISDQIKIEAQELLRLFGIPYLVAPMEAEAQCAYLEQIKLTDGTITDDSDIWLFGGECVYKNFFNNNKKVLQFRACDIQHHFKLSRNQLIQLALLVGSDYTAGVTGIGPVTALEILAAFPAEGDNVLHGLHNFCSWIKKGRIAAPGKTGLRNKLRNVKLERDFPSQAVVQAYLFPTIDESKETFTWGKPNMVLLCDYTRQKFGWTKGKFDDTMIPILRRIEENKNQKLLDIYFKAKASTRSIEPSLSKRVQKAVRKLNNDDIEEANVDGKPQAKRSKKSDANQKSSKEENAVAEPKVSTFKPPSKISTTPDKPVKPIIKKIYTKEYIPQREKDKACALERKLHAIEVFRKSKQGLVKTKKVKCTTRKVKKEAELSESDSD; encoded by the exons ATGGGGGTGTATGGTTTATGGAAATTGCTCGAAGCGTCCGGGAAACCGGTGCCCTTAGAGACCCTCGAAGGCAAGGTTCTGGCAATTG ATATATCAATATGGATATATCAAGTATTGCAAGGATATCAGGATCGTCACGGCACTCCCAGACCTAATGCCCATTTGCTCGGATTGTTTGTCAGAATATGCAAACTTCTGTATTACAAGATCAAGCCTGTTTTTGTCTTCGACGGTGGTGTACCCATGCTCAAGAAGAATACAATT GCCTCACGCAGGAAGCAGAAATCTATTGCCACGAGTAAGGCGCAGAAGATGAAGGCGGATTTGATAAACAACTTGATAAAGCACAGCGTCGTGAAGACCGTTCTTAGCAAGGATTCCAAGGTGGACGAAAATAGCGGAGCGATGcgtataatgataaatttacaaactaAACGTCCCGACGAGGATATGTTTGTTCTGCCTGATATGCCTAGTACCAGCGATGCACAAGTTCACGTTAGTGACGACGATAATGCTTCTGACACCTCCGTCGAGCTGAGTCCACGGAAGCAGTCCAAATGGATCGGAAACATACACAGCGTTGATGTAGCCAGCGGCGAATTTAAAGCATTACCCGCAGATGTCCGTTATGATATACTCACCGATCTTAAGGAAACGAGAAAGCAAAATTCCTGGGGCCGTTTGCATGAAATGCCCCAA gAATCGCACGAGTTCTCAGGCTTTCAGCTGAAACGTTTGCTGAAACGTAGATATGTACAAGAATCCTTAGAATCCGCTGAGAAGGAAATGGGCGGAAAAACACTGACGTTGGAAGAATTGGAGAAATTATTGATCGAACAAGGCATCGATACGAAGGGCAGAGAGGCGGCTTTTCGGATAGCCGCGGATAGCACAACCAGATTGATTTACATCAGTG ATAAGAATGCATTGGCAAAATGTGTCGACAATAACGAATTAGAAAAGGATGAGTGTGATACATTACGAGAAGCAAATGAGGAAGAATTCGAACCTGTTGCTGGTCCAAGTAATCTCAGGCCAATTGTAGAAAACATGAATGAGTACAAGTTGAATGATGATTCCGATGATGACGTcgatgtatatatttataacgattCCATCGCGGAAAACATGAATGAATATGCGTTGGACAGCGATTGGGAATCTGAATGTGATATGAACGAGTCATTGGCGCTGTTGTCTGAGAAATATTTGGGTACAAGCAAGACTAATCCGGCATTAACATATATGCTGGAATACAGCGGCTTGTCTCAGAAGCAAATCGTACATCTTCTAAAACACAATAAAGATGAAAGCCATGAAAACGCAAGCAAAAACATAAAAACGCCCGAAAAAGATGCTTCCTTCGAATTTGCGGAAGACGAGAAAACGGCGAATAGTAAACCAAAACTAGGACTTTCTGAAAATTGTGAACAAACTTCAAAATTCAcacaattgcaaatatatgcACAAGATACATGCACGACCAACGACGATACCACTGTGGAATTAATCTCATCTGAACAAAAATTGGATGTCATCGAAATTGAACCGTCGAAAGATACTGAGATATCAGAGATTACTGTAACATCGAACACCATAAATTTGGACAATAAAACAACGTTTGAGAAACATTCTTCTTCTATCGCTAAATTTAACGATGAAGCACAGATAGATAGCTCAGACTCGGATTCGGACGATTTCGTAGAGATACAAGATGTTCCAATACCTGATGTAGAGATCCCAAGAAATAtcgtgaaaaaagaaaacattgaGATAATTTTCAAGTCCGATGAGAAACCGGAAGAAGACATGTTCGCCGATATATTCGAGGAAGCGAATAAAAATGGAGTTACACCGATGAATCGTTTAGAACAATTACTGCGTGATACAAACGGCGAACATAAAACACTTTTAATTGCCGAAGACAGtgataacttgaaaaatagtttattagaTACCATGCCAGAGGTACCATTAACGGAAGAAGCGGAAATTAAGTCGCTAGAAAATACTTCATTAACCAAAAACGCAGTAAACGTTGAAGACAAAGCACATAATTCCCAGAGTTCCGACGAACCAATAGAATGGAATAAGACAAGTTTGCTCGCTCAAGGAAATTCTTTTAACGAATGTATGCAAGAGAAACCAGTAACATTGCCTGCAAATGAAGAAGATTTAATAGAATTGAAG GAAAAGTTAGAAAATGAGCAAGAAGAACTTACAAGAGACATTGGCAAGCTCGAGCGACAAGCTACTAACATTTCCGaccaaataaaaatcgagGCGCAG GAACTGCTGCGTTTATTCGGTATACCATATTTGGTAGCTCCAATGGAAGCGGAAGCGCAATGTGCGTATTTGGAGCAGATTAAACTAACCGACGGCACAATCACGGATGACTCCGATATCTGGCTGTTTGGAGGCGAATGCGTCtacaagaattttttcaataacaaCAAGAAAGTATTACAATTTCGCGCTTGTGATATTCAACATCACTTTA AACTCAGTCGTAATCAATTGATACAGTTGGCCCTTTTGGTCGGCAGTGATTACACCGCGGGAGTAACTGGCATCGGACCAGTCACCGCACTCGAGATATTAGCCGCGTTTCCCGCCGAAGGGGATAACGTGCTACACGGATTGCACAATTTTTGCTCGTGGATAAAAAAGGGAAGAATTGCAGCTCCTGGGAAAACGGGTCTACGCAATAAGTTGCGAAACGTGAAATTGGAAAGAG ATTTCCCGAGTCAAGCGGTCGTCCAAGCGTATCTTTTTCCCACGATCGATGAGTCGAAAGAAACTTTTACTTGGGGCAAACCGAACATGGTGCTTCTTTGCGATTACACTAGGCAGAAATTTGGGTGGACAAAAGGCAAATTTGACGACACAATGATACCGATATTGAGACGAATAGAGGAAAACAAGAACCAAAAATTGttggatatatattttaaagcgaAAGCATCTACGCGATCTATCGAGCCGAGCTTGAGTAAGAGAGTTCAAAAAGCAGTACGCAAgttaaataatgatgatatcGAGGAAGCAAATGTGGACGGAAAACCCCAAGCTAAGAGAAGTAAGAAGAGCGATGCCAATCAAAAGTCGAGCAAAGAAGAGAATGCAGTTGCAGAACCTAAAGTATCGACCTTTAAACCGCCGAGCAAAATAAGCACTACTCCCGATAAGCCTGTTAAAcccattattaaaaaaatatataccaaaGAATATATTCCGCAACGAGAAAAGGACAAAGCATGCGCGTTGGAAAGAAAACTGCACGCAATAGAAGTATTTCGAAAATCGAAACAAGGCTTAGTTAAGACAAAGAAGGTGAAGTGCACAACGCGAAAAGTCAAGAAAGAGGCAGAGTTATCGGAAAGTGATAGCGATTAG